One segment of Onychomys torridus chromosome 3, mOncTor1.1, whole genome shotgun sequence DNA contains the following:
- the LOC118580415 gene encoding small ubiquitin-related modifier 2-like isoform X2, with protein sequence MADRRPKENGIKTENNDHINLKVEEQDGSVVQFKIKRHTPLSKLMKAYCERQDTPAQLEMKDEDMIDMFQQQTGGVY encoded by the exons atggcTGACAGACGCCCGAAAGAAAACG GAATCAAGACTGAGAACAATGATCATATTAATTTAAAGGTGGAGGAGCAGGATGGTTCTGTGGTGCAGTTTAAGATTAAGAGACATACACCACTTAGTAAACTAATGAAAGCCTATTGTGAACGACAGG ATACACCTGCACAGTTGGAAATGAAGGATGAAGATATGATTGATATGTTTCAGCAGCAGACAGGAGGTGTCTACTAA
- the LOC118580415 gene encoding small ubiquitin-related modifier 2-like isoform X1 gives MADRRPKENGIKTENNDHINLKVEEQDGSVVQFKIKRHTPLSKLMKAYCERQGLSMRQIRFQFDGQPINETDTPAQLEMKDEDMIDMFQQQTGGVY, from the exons atggcTGACAGACGCCCGAAAGAAAACG GAATCAAGACTGAGAACAATGATCATATTAATTTAAAGGTGGAGGAGCAGGATGGTTCTGTGGTGCAGTTTAAGATTAAGAGACATACACCACTTAGTAAACTAATGAAAGCCTATTGTGAACGACAGGGTTTGTCAATGAGGCAGATCAGATTCCAGTTTGATGGGCAACCAATCAATGAAACAGATACACCTGCACAGTTGGAAATGAAGGATGAAGATATGATTGATATGTTTCAGCAGCAGACAGGAGGTGTCTACTAA